The Thermofilaceae archaeon genome has a segment encoding these proteins:
- a CDS encoding homoserine kinase: MPGRVVVRAPASIANLGCLFDAAAMAIEAFYDEVVAEETGGELKVEAEGENVPSGRMNVAYAAAQHLLTKVYGRETGVLIRVRKGVPVGSGLGSSGASAAATVVAVNELLGIGASVAELLEAAGAGEALAAGSAHYDNAAASLLGGIVLIDPQNPRLHVVLEPPSWLHVVVFFRQSPHAQKTKAMRCILPESVSLRDASHWAFTAAAFAAGLARGIKRCISFASDGGIVESVRARSIPGYWEMKRAALRTGALAFNISGAGPSLFALAEEDKLDSIVSEVMKVAPGYRPIVTRVELRGAIRNVESRR; encoded by the coding sequence ATGCCCGGCAGGGTCGTGGTTAGGGCGCCGGCTAGCATAGCCAACCTGGGCTGCCTCTTCGACGCGGCAGCGATGGCTATTGAGGCCTTCTACGATGAGGTCGTAGCAGAGGAAACAGGTGGAGAATTGAAGGTCGAAGCGGAGGGAGAGAACGTGCCCTCGGGGAGGATGAACGTGGCCTATGCAGCTGCGCAGCATTTGTTGACGAAGGTCTACGGGAGGGAGACCGGAGTCCTGATCAGGGTTCGGAAGGGGGTTCCCGTGGGCTCGGGGTTAGGCTCCTCCGGTGCAAGCGCAGCCGCGACCGTTGTCGCGGTGAACGAACTTCTGGGAATCGGGGCGAGCGTAGCTGAGCTCCTAGAGGCGGCGGGAGCCGGCGAAGCCTTAGCGGCGGGCTCAGCGCACTACGACAATGCAGCGGCCTCCCTCCTAGGCGGAATCGTTCTAATCGACCCTCAGAACCCTCGGCTCCACGTCGTGCTTGAGCCACCCAGCTGGCTCCACGTCGTAGTATTCTTCAGGCAGTCTCCCCACGCGCAGAAGACCAAAGCGATGAGGTGCATTCTTCCCGAGTCTGTCAGCTTGAGGGATGCCAGTCACTGGGCTTTTACCGCTGCAGCCTTCGCAGCGGGTCTTGCGCGGGGTATTAAGAGGTGCATCTCCTTCGCTAGCGACGGTGGGATCGTTGAGAGCGTGAGGGCGCGCAGCATACCGGGGTACTGGGAGATGAAGAGGGCGGCGCTGCGCACTGGCGCATTGGCTTTCAACATATCGGGTGCTGGACCCTCGCTCTTCGCCCTTGCCGAGGAGGATAAGTTAGACAGCATCGTATCAGAGGTCATGAAGGTTGCCCCAGGCTACAGGCCTATAGTAACGAGGGTGGAGCTCAGGGGGGCGATACGCAATGTTGAGAGTAGGAGATAA
- a CDS encoding winged helix-turn-helix domain-containing protein: MKPEEVFGVNAGKVWKALKEAGKPLTVREIVRATGLKLTDVYGALGWLGREGKIEIMREKKRLMYKLLE, from the coding sequence ATGAAGCCAGAGGAAGTTTTTGGAGTAAATGCGGGTAAAGTCTGGAAGGCTCTAAAGGAGGCGGGAAAGCCGCTGACCGTCAGGGAGATCGTCCGGGCTACTGGCTTAAAACTCACAGACGTGTATGGTGCTCTGGGCTGGCTGGGAAGAGAGGGTAAAATCGAGATCATGAGGGAAAAGAAGAGGTTAATGTACAAGCTCCTCGAGTGA
- a CDS encoding ABC transporter ATP-binding protein, with protein MGVAVKIAGFTKKFGNVVAVNNLNLEIYEGEMFGLLGPNGSGKSTTLLTIATVYKPTSGDIYVFGHSVTKEDDIVRRYVGIAFQEPKAMWVDTPYELLLWHAKIVGYSSSGAKQVVREVMEKLELWEHRNKQFYQLSGGTRKKLEIAKVLIQRPKLAIFDEPTAQVDVLTKHALWDVVRAMRDEGSTIIVATNDMFEAERICERIAIIYKGELRALGTVKELKDRVPGGDVVEISFEGSKERVERVLSKLDGMGKLILQNDRIVAYLNKGEERAAEIVSKLLEAGVRVKRIMVQEPTLDDVFFYFTGARLGES; from the coding sequence GTGGGGGTAGCCGTTAAAATCGCAGGCTTCACCAAGAAGTTCGGGAACGTAGTCGCTGTCAACAACCTCAACCTGGAGATCTATGAGGGGGAGATGTTTGGTCTACTCGGTCCCAACGGATCGGGTAAGAGCACAACCCTCCTCACCATCGCGACCGTGTACAAGCCAACGAGCGGGGACATTTACGTATTCGGGCATTCCGTAACGAAGGAGGACGACATAGTCAGAAGGTACGTAGGTATCGCGTTCCAGGAGCCCAAAGCCATGTGGGTTGACACGCCCTACGAGCTTCTCCTCTGGCACGCGAAAATCGTTGGCTACTCCTCTAGCGGAGCAAAGCAGGTTGTTAGGGAAGTGATGGAGAAGCTGGAGCTCTGGGAGCACAGGAACAAGCAGTTTTACCAATTGAGTGGGGGTACCAGGAAGAAGTTGGAGATCGCAAAGGTCCTCATTCAGAGACCAAAGCTGGCGATCTTCGATGAGCCCACAGCACAAGTTGATGTTCTGACGAAGCACGCTCTCTGGGACGTTGTGAGGGCGATGAGGGATGAGGGTTCAACGATAATAGTCGCTACAAACGACATGTTTGAGGCGGAGAGGATTTGCGAGAGGATCGCCATTATCTACAAAGGCGAGCTGCGCGCCTTGGGCACGGTAAAAGAGCTTAAGGATCGGGTTCCCGGCGGTGACGTCGTAGAGATTAGCTTTGAAGGCTCCAAAGAGAGGGTCGAGAGGGTACTATCCAAGCTGGACGGTATGGGGAAGCTAATCCTGCAAAACGATAGGATCGTGGCGTACCTCAACAAGGGTGAGGAGCGAGCCGCCGAGATTGTCAGCAAGCTGCTGGAAGCTGGAGTGAGGGTTAAGAGAATCATGGTGCAGGAGCCGACGCTCGACGACGTGTTCTTCTACTTCACCGGTGCACGCTTGGGTGAGAGCTGA
- a CDS encoding TatD family hydrolase, which produces MRAFAKRFIDSGGWFVGLVNLLSWSYGVSVTRAEDYEKVYRATITVARELEREGVKVAVILGPHPAELTRLITSGVKPDKAARMILDAYRLAAKHVKNGEAEGLGEVGRPHWQAPEEVVEACNTVLNEVVDMARQLDCPVHFHVERGGKATIDDLASRIKAGGGKFVLHHAEGSYSSYAYERGLLPSVPARENELKAALACSTCFVVESDFLDDPKRPGAVVAPWSISRTFSRLIEKGVLNEEQAWRILVTNIEKLYGVQLG; this is translated from the coding sequence GTGAGGGCCTTCGCGAAGCGCTTCATCGACTCGGGGGGCTGGTTTGTAGGTCTTGTAAACCTGCTGTCGTGGAGCTACGGCGTTAGCGTGACAAGAGCTGAGGACTATGAGAAGGTCTATCGGGCCACCATCACGGTAGCGAGGGAGCTGGAGCGGGAAGGGGTAAAAGTCGCCGTGATACTTGGCCCGCACCCCGCTGAGCTTACGAGGCTTATAACCTCCGGGGTAAAACCCGATAAGGCCGCTAGGATGATCCTTGACGCGTACAGGCTAGCTGCGAAGCACGTCAAGAACGGAGAGGCTGAGGGTCTGGGGGAGGTCGGACGCCCCCACTGGCAAGCACCTGAAGAAGTGGTTGAGGCCTGCAACACCGTGCTGAACGAAGTAGTGGATATGGCGCGACAGCTGGACTGCCCAGTACATTTCCACGTCGAGCGAGGGGGGAAAGCTACTATCGATGATTTGGCTTCGCGGATAAAGGCTGGGGGAGGGAAGTTCGTGCTTCACCACGCCGAGGGGTCATACTCGAGTTACGCCTACGAAAGGGGTCTCTTACCCTCAGTCCCCGCCCGCGAGAACGAGTTGAAGGCCGCGCTAGCTTGTTCAACCTGTTTCGTGGTTGAGAGCGACTTCCTGGACGATCCTAAGCGCCCGGGAGCAGTAGTGGCGCCCTGGAGCATAAGCAGGACATTCTCAAGGTTGATCGAGAAAGGGGTTTTAAACGAGGAGCAAGCCTGGAGGATCCTCGTCACCAACATAGAGAAGCTCTACGGCGTTCAGCTCGGCTAG
- a CDS encoding ABC transporter permease, with translation MQTGDLRAILLLVQWDLMRMWRRRIFVLMRITWFAVQVSIFGLALTAMVRFRGIISAQLDYYHFYLLGVYTSMLFSISVSNAYEVAEEFEEGIIEYHLTLPIKRRVLSLGRAVGGGLAAFIFTLPMYAIVLILLGGGPPEAIAVSLAASAVFSVGTVGLVLSVVLSVKSGDATDILFGIIDAVIVRLSTIFYPAVVLSRVAPYYYAALVNPLSHLVDLARTFFFFEEYRVLAIASPVTMAAYLLGLAAGLVSLAIYIVERKLEGGGWR, from the coding sequence ATGCAAACCGGCGATCTTAGGGCGATTCTCCTTCTCGTGCAGTGGGACTTGATGAGGATGTGGAGGCGCCGGATCTTCGTTTTGATGAGGATAACATGGTTCGCAGTCCAGGTTTCGATTTTCGGCCTAGCTTTAACCGCGATGGTCAGGTTCCGCGGTATCATCTCGGCTCAGCTAGATTACTACCACTTCTACCTCCTCGGGGTCTACACCTCCATGCTGTTCTCGATCAGCGTCTCGAACGCCTACGAAGTGGCGGAAGAGTTTGAGGAAGGGATAATAGAGTACCATCTTACGCTACCCATCAAGCGTCGCGTGCTCTCCCTAGGTCGCGCTGTGGGGGGAGGATTGGCAGCTTTCATATTCACTCTCCCGATGTACGCCATAGTCCTGATACTGCTCGGTGGAGGGCCTCCAGAGGCGATAGCAGTGTCTCTAGCCGCATCGGCGGTCTTCTCCGTCGGAACCGTGGGGCTCGTGCTCTCCGTGGTGCTGAGCGTGAAATCGGGCGATGCGACGGACATCCTGTTCGGGATCATCGACGCAGTGATAGTGAGGCTCAGCACGATATTCTACCCCGCTGTCGTTCTCAGCAGGGTAGCGCCGTATTATTACGCCGCTCTGGTGAACCCACTCTCCCACCTGGTGGATCTTGCAAGAACGTTCTTCTTCTTCGAGGAATACAGGGTTCTGGCGATTGCCAGCCCGGTGACGATGGCCGCGTACTTGCTTGGACTCGCAGCCGGTCTCGTCTCGCTAGCGATCTACATTGTGGAAAGGAAGCTTGAAGGAGGTGGTTGGAGGTGA
- a CDS encoding cystathionine gamma-synthase family protein yields MRFATELVHGHGYFDEKTGAFIPPIYQTAMFEQPERATGETRLTDRGTELKYSREENPTVRSLERALAAAEGADDSLAFSSGMAAISTAYLALLRSGARIVVTMEGYGTTIQLASDLGKFGVKSVKVWPAAEAFIEEVRGGDVVLIETVTNPTLRVVDVPEIAKRCREVGATLIVDNTFASPVVFKPIRAGAHMVVESLTKYIAGHNDVLGGCIAGPNGSIKELWEWRRKLGTVMNPFEAFLVLRGLKTLEIRYERVSRTALELAEFLEDHPKVVEVLYPGLSSSPYKSIADRIFERRLYGGVLSFKVKGGKNEALQVLRRVRVIRPAPSLGGAESLLTYPVISAAKMMPEEDRVKLGITDNLLRLSVGLEDPEDLKEDLSSALE; encoded by the coding sequence GTGAGGTTCGCGACGGAACTCGTTCACGGGCACGGTTACTTCGATGAGAAGACAGGTGCGTTTATTCCCCCGATCTACCAAACGGCAATGTTTGAGCAGCCTGAGCGAGCTACGGGCGAGACGAGATTGACGGACAGGGGTACTGAACTTAAGTACTCGAGGGAGGAGAACCCCACTGTTCGCTCCCTTGAGCGTGCACTAGCTGCTGCAGAAGGGGCAGACGATTCCCTCGCCTTCTCCAGCGGGATGGCTGCGATCTCAACCGCGTACCTCGCTTTACTCAGGAGCGGGGCTCGGATTGTTGTGACCATGGAGGGGTACGGGACAACTATTCAGTTGGCCTCGGATCTGGGGAAGTTCGGCGTAAAGTCTGTGAAGGTTTGGCCGGCAGCCGAGGCGTTCATCGAAGAAGTGAGGGGAGGGGACGTAGTGCTAATCGAGACGGTCACCAACCCGACGCTGAGGGTGGTTGATGTGCCGGAGATCGCAAAGAGGTGTCGAGAGGTGGGGGCGACGCTAATCGTTGATAACACCTTCGCGTCGCCGGTCGTCTTTAAGCCGATCCGGGCGGGAGCACACATGGTTGTCGAGAGTCTCACCAAGTACATCGCCGGGCACAACGATGTGCTGGGCGGATGCATAGCCGGCCCTAACGGCTCAATCAAGGAGCTGTGGGAGTGGCGGAGGAAGCTTGGCACAGTGATGAACCCGTTTGAGGCTTTCCTCGTGCTGAGGGGCTTGAAGACGCTGGAGATCAGGTACGAGAGGGTCTCGCGCACAGCACTGGAGCTGGCGGAGTTCCTGGAGGACCATCCGAAGGTTGTGGAGGTACTGTACCCCGGGCTTTCTTCGAGCCCTTACAAGAGCATCGCTGACAGGATCTTTGAGAGGAGGCTGTACGGTGGAGTGCTATCATTCAAGGTTAAGGGCGGCAAAAACGAGGCGTTGCAAGTGTTGCGAAGGGTCCGCGTTATCCGACCGGCGCCCAGCCTAGGGGGCGCTGAAAGCTTGCTGACGTACCCCGTGATCAGCGCGGCTAAAATGATGCCGGAGGAGGATAGAGTCAAGCTGGGGATTACCGACAACCTGCTCCGCCTCTCCGTGGGCTTAGAGGATCCGGAGGATCTCAAGGAGGATCTGTCCTCCGCCCTCGAGTAA
- a CDS encoding CopG family ribbon-helix-helix protein, with translation MGGRRVRVSITIPEKLLAELDKIAARSFRSRSQAIAEAVRLLLESSREDVRGTVIGLVTYRFTGHRTAERLRRLGHQYLDVIVSTLHVHASEDECIEALVVKGGSERVFKLIEDIRRVRGVTGVNRALISLTREPR, from the coding sequence GTGGGCGGGAGGAGAGTACGCGTGTCGATCACTATACCAGAGAAGCTTCTGGCCGAGCTCGACAAAATCGCTGCCCGTTCATTTCGGAGCAGGAGCCAAGCCATCGCTGAAGCCGTGAGGCTGCTCCTCGAGAGCTCTCGTGAAGACGTTAGAGGAACAGTCATAGGACTTGTCACTTACAGGTTTACAGGGCACCGCACGGCTGAGCGTTTAAGGAGGCTGGGACACCAGTATCTCGATGTAATAGTTTCCACTTTGCACGTGCATGCGAGCGAAGATGAGTGTATCGAAGCTCTAGTGGTAAAGGGGGGTTCCGAGAGAGTGTTTAAGTTAATCGAGGATATAAGGCGCGTAAGGGGCGTGACGGGCGTCAATAGGGCGTTAATCAGCCTTACTCGGGAGCCTCGTTGA
- the deoC gene encoding deoxyribose-phosphate aldolase — MRRSEIAKLIDYALVHPTHTISDVERACLEAIRLGIGAICVLPPFIGFTAKKLAGTGCKVCGVVAFPFGASPTEVKVKEAVLAVEQGADEIDFVMNIPLFKSGRLDEVQRDIEAVTSAAKRAGEKRGGDIVVKVIIETGYLTPAEIVRASRIVEEAGADFVKTCTGFGPRGATIEDVNLILSAVSRAKVKAAGGISTYEKAVEFVKAGASRIGTSRAVEILNEAPE, encoded by the coding sequence GTGAGAAGGAGTGAGATAGCCAAGCTCATTGATTACGCCCTGGTTCACCCCACCCACACCATAAGCGATGTTGAAAGAGCCTGCTTGGAGGCCATCAGGTTGGGTATAGGAGCCATTTGCGTTCTACCCCCCTTCATAGGGTTCACGGCCAAGAAGCTGGCCGGAACCGGGTGTAAGGTATGCGGCGTAGTAGCCTTCCCCTTTGGTGCAAGCCCGACGGAAGTGAAGGTCAAGGAGGCGGTACTGGCTGTCGAGCAGGGGGCCGATGAGATAGATTTCGTGATGAACATCCCCCTATTCAAGTCTGGTAGGCTTGATGAGGTGCAACGCGATATTGAGGCTGTGACGAGCGCGGCCAAGCGGGCCGGTGAGAAAAGAGGAGGGGATATCGTCGTTAAGGTGATAATCGAGACGGGCTACTTAACCCCTGCTGAAATAGTCAGAGCGAGCAGGATTGTAGAAGAGGCTGGGGCGGACTTCGTAAAGACGTGCACCGGCTTCGGGCCTCGAGGGGCTACGATTGAGGACGTTAACCTGATTCTAAGCGCTGTAAGTAGGGCGAAGGTGAAAGCTGCGGGCGGCATCTCAACATACGAGAAAGCCGTTGAGTTCGTGAAAGCGGGTGCGTCTAGAATCGGGACGTCGCGCGCCGTAGAGATCCTCAACGAGGCTCCCGAGTAA
- a CDS encoding ABC transporter permease yields MNGELRSSLLIAYRDLVRFWKFKHWLASQIVMNLADVVIFALIFNNIVNREYIPDYIKFMSTGVLSVSVFASSFSIGREVGAEMRREVVYYLLTLPASRWALIAGRIMGGTFRGLIYQLAFIALNIALVGVPNLYQAAIIAYTSIVLSASMSALAIAISTSTRDFNLQATFRALTYYTLFFLSNVFYPREVLRLRFPGPLADAIAHTPVSLASDVYRWAFGYYSSINPLAIFELTLWAILLLVLAALLYRRNISR; encoded by the coding sequence GTGAACGGTGAACTACGGAGCAGCCTACTGATCGCTTACAGGGACCTGGTGAGATTCTGGAAGTTTAAGCATTGGCTTGCCAGCCAGATTGTGATGAACCTGGCCGACGTCGTCATATTCGCACTGATTTTCAATAACATAGTGAACAGAGAGTACATTCCGGACTACATCAAGTTCATGTCAACAGGCGTCCTATCCGTGTCGGTGTTCGCGTCGTCATTCTCGATAGGAAGGGAGGTGGGCGCCGAGATGAGGAGGGAGGTGGTGTACTACCTGCTCACGCTGCCAGCGTCGAGGTGGGCTCTGATCGCGGGCCGCATAATGGGAGGCACATTTAGGGGGCTCATCTATCAGCTCGCGTTTATAGCGCTGAACATCGCCCTCGTCGGCGTGCCGAACCTCTACCAGGCCGCCATCATCGCTTACACTTCGATCGTGCTTTCAGCCTCGATGTCTGCCTTGGCTATAGCCATCTCAACATCAACCAGGGACTTCAATCTACAAGCTACGTTTAGAGCACTTACCTACTACACGCTCTTCTTCCTCTCCAACGTCTTCTACCCGCGCGAGGTGCTTAGACTCCGGTTCCCTGGTCCACTGGCGGATGCTATAGCGCACACTCCCGTTTCTCTGGCGTCCGATGTATACCGCTGGGCCTTCGGCTACTACAGCAGCATTAACCCTCTCGCAATCTTCGAGCTCACCTTATGGGCAATCCTCCTCTTAGTCCTGGCGGCTCTACTCTACAGGAGGAACATTAGCCGATGA
- a CDS encoding sugar phosphate isomerase/epimerase family protein: protein MLDVLGSMLKLSVITDEVSQELSRVVDFADRYGFHGIEIRTLWNRPPQDLLDRSGEIRAELERRGLCVSAIASPVFKCNLDSQIMVREHLSILKRCIALAKSLDTKVIRVFTFWRTGSLEERLSRVLEAFLPAVDIASDEGVVLAVENEPSTHVNNGFRLRQFLEAVKKPAVVSGVWDPGNDVWDPEGERPYPDGYGYVRGMFVHVHVKDGRRKPEGHEFVPIGEGEVNWLEQIKALVRDRYNGFLSLETHWRPHQLPRELIERPGGAAYSEAGEYASSICAENLKLLIEKALKEVER, encoded by the coding sequence GTGCTTGACGTTCTAGGCTCGATGCTTAAGCTGTCAGTGATAACCGATGAAGTCTCGCAGGAGCTTTCGCGGGTTGTCGATTTTGCCGACCGGTACGGGTTCCACGGCATCGAAATCAGGACGCTTTGGAACAGGCCTCCCCAGGACCTACTCGATCGTTCCGGGGAGATCCGCGCCGAACTTGAGAGGAGGGGGCTTTGCGTGAGCGCTATTGCGTCGCCAGTATTCAAGTGCAACTTGGATTCCCAGATCATGGTGAGGGAGCACCTGTCGATACTAAAACGATGCATAGCTCTGGCAAAGTCGCTTGACACGAAGGTAATCAGGGTTTTCACATTCTGGCGCACGGGAAGCCTCGAGGAGCGGTTAAGCAGGGTTCTCGAAGCCTTCCTGCCCGCGGTCGACATCGCCTCCGACGAGGGCGTCGTACTGGCCGTAGAGAACGAGCCTTCAACCCACGTAAATAACGGTTTCCGGCTAAGGCAATTCCTCGAAGCGGTTAAGAAGCCCGCCGTGGTGAGCGGAGTCTGGGATCCGGGCAACGACGTGTGGGATCCGGAGGGCGAGCGCCCCTACCCGGACGGCTACGGCTACGTGCGCGGGATGTTCGTTCACGTTCACGTGAAAGACGGTAGAAGGAAGCCTGAAGGCCATGAGTTTGTCCCCATCGGAGAGGGGGAGGTAAACTGGCTCGAGCAAATAAAAGCTCTCGTTAGAGACCGTTACAACGGCTTCCTATCGCTAGAGACTCACTGGAGGCCTCACCAGCTGCCCCGAGAGCTGATCGAGCGCCCCGGTGGAGCAGCGTACTCGGAGGCGGGTGAGTACGCTTCATCGATCTGCGCAGAGAACCTGAAGTTGTTGATCGAGAAGGCGTTGAAAGAGGTGGAGAGATGA
- a CDS encoding sugar phosphate isomerase/epimerase family protein produces MKLSVTIYSLRDYLLSGRLTVPRFIEVAHRLGADAVDLGYYWRSREERVEAKRKLQELGVELAIYITSNDFVKPSLEERRGEIDRVKAAVADAKSFDATRLRVFAGDLKQGIDAAEAEKWVIEALREVSDYAASEGVVLAVENHGRHFSRIDVVERILKEVGSRNLRVTFDTGNFVFAGDSPVEAVERLGAWVEHVHAKDVDVWGRPCAPGEGCIDFEAIVRRLKSAGYRNYLSVEYEGRRDPILAVGLGLGYLRGLLTIVNL; encoded by the coding sequence ATGAAGCTCTCAGTCACAATCTACAGCCTGCGTGACTACCTGCTCAGCGGGAGGCTCACGGTTCCCCGCTTCATAGAAGTCGCCCACAGGCTCGGGGCTGATGCCGTCGACCTGGGTTACTACTGGAGGAGCCGGGAGGAGAGGGTGGAGGCTAAGCGCAAACTTCAGGAGCTCGGCGTAGAGCTCGCGATTTACATCACGTCGAACGACTTCGTTAAACCCTCACTTGAGGAAAGGAGGGGGGAGATTGATAGGGTGAAAGCCGCGGTGGCGGACGCTAAGAGCTTTGACGCAACCCGTCTGAGGGTCTTCGCTGGGGATCTGAAGCAGGGGATCGATGCTGCAGAGGCGGAAAAATGGGTGATAGAGGCTCTTAGGGAGGTCTCGGACTACGCGGCTAGCGAGGGGGTTGTACTGGCCGTGGAGAACCACGGTAGGCACTTCAGCAGGATCGATGTTGTGGAGCGCATCCTGAAGGAGGTGGGTTCGAGGAATCTTCGCGTAACATTCGACACGGGCAACTTCGTCTTCGCTGGGGACAGCCCAGTGGAGGCTGTTGAACGGTTAGGGGCTTGGGTAGAGCACGTGCACGCAAAGGACGTGGACGTGTGGGGCAGGCCTTGTGCGCCGGGCGAGGGTTGCATCGATTTCGAGGCGATCGTCAGGAGGCTGAAGAGCGCCGGCTATCGCAACTACCTTTCCGTCGAGTACGAAGGACGCCGCGATCCAATCCTCGCCGTGGGTTTGGGGTTGGGATACCTTCGAGGCCTATTAACGATAGTGAACCTCTAG
- a CDS encoding 50S ribosomal protein L35ae produces the protein MSAVGRRAFIVSYRRGSNSQNERYVILEVEGVSSGAEAARFIGRKVVYLLPNGEKVQGRVVRVHGRGGRLIARFRRPLPGQALGKTALVI, from the coding sequence ATGAGCGCGGTCGGGCGTAGGGCGTTCATCGTTAGCTACCGGCGAGGCAGCAACTCGCAGAACGAACGTTACGTGATACTGGAAGTTGAAGGTGTGTCGAGCGGGGCGGAAGCGGCACGCTTTATCGGAAGGAAGGTGGTGTACCTTCTACCCAACGGCGAGAAGGTGCAAGGGAGAGTAGTTAGAGTGCACGGACGCGGCGGTAGATTGATCGCGAGGTTCAGGAGACCGCTACCCGGTCAAGCCCTTGGGAAAACGGCACTGGTCATCTGA